A region of the Sarcophilus harrisii chromosome 3, mSarHar1.11, whole genome shotgun sequence genome:
GCTGGTGCTTCTTGCCACCATGATTACTCACGGACATTTCAGAGGGCGGCCCATGTGGGAGCCAGCTACTTGGGCACACCCCCATTTACTTATACCCAGGCCAGCCTGAGTTGATACTGCTTTGcaagctgatttttaaattttgaagtgaggatttataccttagaaatcagcagacatgtatatatatatatattttgtgaccAGGAAGCAGTATGATTCTTCAAGCTGTAAAACTTAAGCTTGGGGCTCAGCTGACATTTGCTGGCGGCGTGACCACTGACTTGATTTCTCACTGcagagtttcctcatctccaacaTGGGGACACTAATTCTGTCTCCCCGTATTTCAGAGGCTCACCCAGAGGGGGAAACACTAAAATAAAGGCGCTCACAGCAATATGGGATCTTTATTGTTCTATTTCTGTTACGGAAGGAAGGctgcaaaattaattaatttcctaGCTGTTCTTTCTTGTTGCAGCCATTAGGAGTTTGCTCTTTAGCTGAGAGATGTGTATGGAGAGCCATGTTTAAGTGATTTACTGTGGAGATGTCTCCGTCTCTCCTAAATATCTTGGCTGAAGACCAGGCAGTTAATGCCTAAATCGGGGAAGGGCGAGGAGCGCATTAATAATTTATCGGAGGCCTGTTTTCCACGTCCATTTGCTCACCAATGGTTGGCCAGAAAGCCTGTGAGAGGGTTTGCCTCTCCCCAGCTGAGGTTCGCTTAGCCAGCGTCCCCGATGCTGCCTCCCTTCCCAAAGAAACCGGTAATTAATATTGTAatattaatgatataataataatataaaatgctaATAAAAGGGGAGCCCTCTCCTAGGCAGTGACTGGGATCTCTCTGCCCTGTCGGGTGAGGCGGCCCAAGGCCCACACTTAATGTTCCACTGTTCCCACGCTCTAATGCTCCACATAAatcctgttttgtttgtttgtcccAACTGCAAACCTCCAGGAAGCGTTATTTCGGATATGTCCCAATGCAGCCAgcctggagaaactgagtcagggatGCTGCTGTGGGGGGAGGTTCCTAAAGAATCCTTAGGGCCACTGAGACAAGTCCCTGCTGTCCCTTAGGGCCCAGTGGCAGCTGCTGGGGGCCTGACCAGGCTCCTCGGGTGGATTCCTTCACCTGCAGCCGCCCTCCAGGAAAGCTCAAGACGTGGCGGTGGAGGGCAGGAGACAGGGCGACCTGGCTGCAGATGCTCCCTCCCTGTGTGAAGGTTCACTGATACCACCCCAGCCACAGGAGGCCCACAGAAcgatcttcattttgcagatgaggaaactgagtccgaAAGGGCTTAAATACCCTGTGGGCATTTAATGATGCCTAGGATCATTAGGCATGAGCGAGCAGATCCTCCTCAGGCAGGAGAAGTCTCATTCCACCTCCAAGCCCCAGCTCTTCCTGCCTCCCTGCTGACTTTGTGCTGTGGCTAAGGTCTCCTTTCtggggtctgtttcctcatctgtaaaatggggggttGGACCAGCTGGGCCACTCAGGCCCCTTCAGCCCCACATTCTACAGGCCTGTGAATTGAGATGCTCCCATGGGTGGTCCATGGAGTCAGAGGCCTGGGGTCTGGGGTCAGGGAGGATTCCCTGGGGGGTGGGCTCAGGGGAAGCCTCTCACCGTGATTATTGAGATGggaaacctcccccccccccatccagcTCATTGTTTTCTCCTCCGACACCCTTAGGGGAAGCCTTTTTCAGTGTCCTGTCTCCCCAGGGCCTTATGGGGGGGTTGGGAGCAGAGCTGGGTCAATGTCATGCACAGGGCCTTCTTTGGGCCTCTCTTCCCTGGGTCTGCCAGCTCCTGAAGGCACCTGTTAACGGACAGGTTAAGGGGGCAAGGTGACACAATGGGCAGTCTCTGTGTTTTGAACAGCTCGGTAGGAATCTGACTCTGATTTCTTCTGATGAAGATTAAGAAACCATAAAGCAGAGCAGGGCCTGCCTTCCTGGGATCGGTCCTGGTCATTAatctcactttccttctttccgACCTGCCCAACACCCACCTGACCCAGCGCTTGTGGCCGAGCGTGGGTGAGGGAGAGAGCCACCTCTGGTGCCATGTTGGGGCTCCCGATGCCCGCAGCGGTCGCCCCCATCCCCGGCCCACCCCTATCCCATGCTTCCCCAGCTCCATTTCCAAATATCCCCTAAGAGAACCACCCATTGTGACAAGGAATAAATGCCAATATTGTGGGGCAGGGCGACTAATCCTTGGCCGGGGGCCATCTCCTTCCCCCTCCAAGAAGCCCCCAGCCCCCCTCCCATTGTGGAGACCAAGCTTGGTGGCCCCTTTTTCCTTCCGGGGTTACCAGGTGAGCCCAAGGCTGTGACCCCACCTCGGCTGagcccccttctcctcctcccctcctccatgTGCTGCTGCCCTCAGGCTTCTGTTCCCTCTCCTGGAGCCCTTAACTCCTTGCTCCCTCAGGGTATCCTTAGGCTGATTAACTTCGGCTTCCTCCCCAAGGGCATCCCTGTTTTAAAAGGAGGCTCTAAGAGTCTTTCACATTAAAAGCCATGAAAGCCTAATGGTACCATTTCAGACCCCAGGCTTTTGGGGGGAGGAAATAATTCTGGACAAGGAAGCAGgccataaaaacagctgagctggACAGACAGAGCTCAGGGGGCTGCAACTGGAGCCAGGAGGAGCCGAATTCAGATCCAGGTATATAGGCCTCACCTTGCTGCGTCAGCCTTGGGTTCCTCACCTGTAGGTGAGGGGGACAATGGCCCCTTCTCCCAAGGGCTGTGGGGAGAAGCCAAGGATTTAAGATTTGTGCCGGGCCCTGTGCGCCACAGAAACCCTGGCCGTTCCAGGAGCCGTCCTGGCCCCCATTGAGAGGCCACCAAAGGCCTGGCCCCGCTAACGCTCTCACTGTCTTCCAGGTGGCTTCATCAGCTTCAACGGCTCCTGGAGGGTCCAGGGCATCCTGGCCATGTCCCGGTCCCTGGGGGACTACCCGCTGAAGAACCTCAACGTGGTCATCCCGGACCCGGACATCCTGACCTTCGACCTGGACAAGCTGCAGCCCGAGTTCATGATCTTGGCTTCGGATGGCCTGTGGGACGCCTTCAGCAACGAGGAGGCCGTGCGCTTCATCAAGGAGCGCTTGGACGAGCCCCACTTCGGGGCAAAGAGCATCGTCTTGCAGTCCTTCTACAGGGGCTGCCCCGACAACATCACCGTCATGGTGGTCAAGTTCAGGAACAGCAGCAAAACGGAGGAGCAGTGAGGGGCGG
Encoded here:
- the PPM1L gene encoding protein phosphatase 1L; its protein translation is MLEKLTVSYDEAGTTCLIALLSDKDLTVANVGDSRGVLCDKDGNAIPLSHDHKPYQLKERKRIKRAGGFISFNGSWRVQGILAMSRSLGDYPLKNLNVVIPDPDILTFDLDKLQPEFMILASDGLWDAFSNEEAVRFIKERLDEPHFGAKSIVLQSFYRGCPDNITVMVVKFRNSSKTEEQ